One Sanguibacter keddieii DSM 10542 genomic window carries:
- the rsmD gene encoding 16S rRNA (guanine(966)-N(2))-methyltransferase RsmD → MTRIVAGLVGGRSLAVPPKGTRPTSDRVREAIFSRLEHYEVLDGARVLDLCAGSGALGLEAASRGASAVVLVEAGKVAAQVCQQNVATLGLSGVRVVADRAERFVAQPPAQPWDLVFLDPPYDMSDADVAALLLALEGHVSEDAVVVVERSSRTPEPTWPASWRLIVTKSYGETLVHYAEPVGAGEDDDAPASDDEPAGAASS, encoded by the coding sequence GTGACTCGGATCGTGGCAGGGCTCGTCGGCGGCAGGAGCCTCGCCGTCCCACCGAAGGGCACCCGCCCGACCAGCGACAGGGTGCGCGAGGCGATCTTCTCGCGGCTCGAGCACTACGAGGTGCTCGACGGCGCCCGCGTGCTCGACCTCTGCGCCGGCTCGGGGGCCCTGGGGCTCGAGGCGGCGAGCCGCGGCGCGTCCGCGGTGGTGCTGGTCGAGGCGGGGAAGGTCGCCGCACAGGTCTGCCAGCAGAACGTCGCGACCCTCGGGCTCTCCGGCGTCCGGGTGGTCGCGGACCGGGCCGAGCGCTTCGTCGCGCAGCCCCCCGCGCAGCCGTGGGACCTGGTGTTCCTCGACCCGCCCTACGACATGAGCGACGCCGACGTCGCGGCGCTGCTCCTCGCGCTCGAGGGGCACGTCTCCGAGGATGCCGTGGTCGTGGTGGAGCGGTCCTCGCGGACCCCGGAGCCGACGTGGCCGGCCTCGTGGCGGCTCATCGTCACGAAGTCCTACGGCGAGACGCTGGTGCACTACGCAGAGCCCGTCGGGGCCGGCGAGGACGACGACGCGCCTGCCTCCGACGACGAGCCCGCCGGCGCCGCGTCCTCCTGA